GAACTGAAAATGAGAAAACTCGTTCTATTTCTGCACGCATCGCTTGACGGTTTTGTAGAAGGGCCGGAAGGTGCAATGGACATTGGCTGGGTTGCCTACGATGCTGATTTGGAGAAACATGCGAAAGAAATTCTGAGTACTGCCGACACTGTCATTTGGGGGCGTGGGACATATCAGATGATGCACAGTTACTGGCCATCTGTACCTTCAAACCCATCAGCTTCGGAACATGAGCGGAATCATGCCGAGTGGATCGAAAAGACAGCCAAAATTGTTTTTTCCACGACGCTGGATACCGTTGATTGGAATAATTCAAGACTCGTGAAAGAAAATATCGAGGAAGAGATCAATAACCTCAAACAGCAGCCAGGCAACGATATGGTCATCCTCGGCAGTCCCAGGTTCGCACACCACCTTATGCAGCTTGATTTAATTGATGAGTATAAAATTACGGTTTCTCCCGTGCTGATCGGTAAGGGATTGCCGCTATTCCAAGGCATCAAGGAGAAGATCAATCTTAAGCTAATCGAAAACAAGACCTTTGATTCTGGAGCCATAGGCCTCGTTTACCAGACGGTAAGATGACCTTGTCACTAAGGTGATTACGCTAAAAGAAAGCTCAATAAGACCAAGAAAGCAGCTGATCAACGTGATCGGCTGCTTTTATTCAACTAACGGGCAGGTTAGTTGAATAGATCTGCTGAGTAGTGGAGCATCTGGCCTCTCACGGTTGGTTGCGGACAAGAAAAATTAAAAATCGTAAGGTTAAAGGAGAACTCTGGCAGATACGATTGCGATTAAAAACTACCCATGACGCACATGCGTCATGGGTAGTTTTTAATCATTTCCATACGTTAAGGAGGGGGGCCGTGGTAAAATAGCGATGTCCTAATTACTTCGTTGGAACAGACAGAGTGGAAAGAAAGAGTTTTGTGTAAAAATGGCCACCGCCCGGGAACGGCTATTCTTCGTATACATTTCCGAACCGACTTACTTGACCGGCCCCATCCAGGTCGAAATCGTCTTCTGCTGGTGCGGCAACGGCGGTTTCAACTTCCCGTTATCGATCAAATGCTTCAAAATATAAGCGACCAGCCGACCTCCTCCGGTGTTGCCTCTCACCATGTAAGCAAGCTGCGACTCCAAATGCTTAGGCTGATTTTGCAGGAACAGGTTGAGCATTTTGTCGTAGAGCTTGCCGACAGCAGGCGCATAAAGAGCGGACAAATCCGGCATTGCTTTGTTCAACCGATCCAACGTTTGCGGAGAGTCAATCCAAACCGCATTGAACTTGTACCCCTCCTTCGTCTTGCGGATGTACCCCTTCTCCAGCAGGAACGAATATTGCTCAGCGTTCTCTTCGTTGTCGGGCAGTTCCCCTTGTTGGAACGCATAACAAATCTCGACATTCCGATATTCCAGGAAACGCCAATCCATCTGGCGGTCGCTCCAGTACGTATTGAATTGCCACAAGTATAAAGGAGAGTCTTCGACGTAGCGGAGCGACGGACCGAAGGTGACGTAACTACTCATATCAAAACCCGGATCGGCATCGTAGCTCCGATTTAACGCCGCATAGGCAATATATTGACCTCCGTCCTTTCGCATTGGTGCGACCGCATCGAAGTTTTCGCCAGCCGGCATGCTCCGCCAAGATTGCTCCTCGATGTTCTTGGGCAGCAAGGTCCAGAGCAGGAAGTTATAGTCGCCTTCCGGAACGTACACTCCGCTATCCTCAACTTGCCGGCGAACTTCCATTAACGCGTCAAAATGAACATCGGCCACTTCGGCGGCGCAATCTTGCCAGAATTGATGACCGGCTACGGCCAACTCGAAGAGGTCCCAGACGATGGTATTGCTTTGATATTTGCCGGGAGAGGTTTGGATGAGAAAATTGTAATCGGCCAGGTGCCGGACTTCGCCTTCCAGTAAAGACGGCGGCATTCCGAGCTCCTCCGCGATTTGATGTACGGTACGCGCCTTGTGATAAGCCGCGTAAACGATATTTTGCGCCAAGGCGCGTCCAAGAAAATCGTTGGTTTCGCCCAGTCTGCCGGCCGAACCGGAATGGCCCATTTCCCCCATGCTGACCGGATTGACACTTAAAGTTCCTGTTGCACGCATACGTTTCATCCCTTTCCGTAACTTCTTTTTAGCCTCGCTCAAATGCCACTTCACCGTGTTGACAGGAATGTTCAGAGCACTCGCGATATCGCCGATTTTAACCTCGTCGTAGTAATGCATGACCACGATCCGGCGATGGATATCGGACAGAAACGCGACTTCTCGGCGCAGCTCGCGGTAAGCTTCGGTTACCAGCAGCCGGTCAAGCGGCTCCCGGGAAGGGGCGGCAGACAGTTCGGACATACCGTTGATTTCGATCGCTTGGGGAGCGTGCGCCCGCTTTTTCAACCAATTCACCCAAGTGTATCGGGCAACCGTCCAGACGTAAGCGTCAAGGCTTCTAATGTCCCGCACCCCAGAGAAGGATTTCAACAACTGCAGCATAATCTCCTGAGCCAGATCCTCCGCCTCGGCCCGCTGCTTGACCCGGTTTAAGGCAAAACCGAAAATCGGTTTGACATAGCTCCGAATCGCTTCCGCCGCTTCTTTTCCGCTTTTACTAATTGAATCCATTTTTTGCCTCCATAGTTGCATCTGTAATTCCTGACAATTATATAGTGTGCCAGGCGAAATAAAGGTTGGGATTATTTCAGAAAAATTTGGGCATCCTACCTGATTCCTTCATACATGTATAATTACAAAC
Above is a window of Paenibacillus sp. E222 DNA encoding:
- a CDS encoding RNA polymerase sigma factor codes for the protein MDSISKSGKEAAEAIRSYVKPIFGFALNRVKQRAEAEDLAQEIMLQLLKSFSGVRDIRSLDAYVWTVARYTWVNWLKKRAHAPQAIEINGMSELSAAPSREPLDRLLVTEAYRELRREVAFLSDIHRRIVVMHYYDEVKIGDIASALNIPVNTVKWHLSEAKKKLRKGMKRMRATGTLSVNPVSMGEMGHSGSAGRLGETNDFLGRALAQNIVYAAYHKARTVHQIAEELGMPPSLLEGEVRHLADYNFLIQTSPGKYQSNTIVWDLFELAVAGHQFWQDCAAEVADVHFDALMEVRRQVEDSGVYVPEGDYNFLLWTLLPKNIEEQSWRSMPAGENFDAVAPMRKDGGQYIAYAALNRSYDADPGFDMSSYVTFGPSLRYVEDSPLYLWQFNTYWSDRQMDWRFLEYRNVEICYAFQQGELPDNEENAEQYSFLLEKGYIRKTKEGYKFNAVWIDSPQTLDRLNKAMPDLSALYAPAVGKLYDKMLNLFLQNQPKHLESQLAYMVRGNTGGGRLVAYILKHLIDNGKLKPPLPHQQKTISTWMGPVK
- a CDS encoding dihydrofolate reductase family protein gives rise to the protein MRKLVLFLHASLDGFVEGPEGAMDIGWVAYDADLEKHAKEILSTADTVIWGRGTYQMMHSYWPSVPSNPSASEHERNHAEWIEKTAKIVFSTTLDTVDWNNSRLVKENIEEEINNLKQQPGNDMVILGSPRFAHHLMQLDLIDEYKITVSPVLIGKGLPLFQGIKEKINLKLIENKTFDSGAIGLVYQTVR